In Acanthopagrus latus isolate v.2019 chromosome 23, fAcaLat1.1, whole genome shotgun sequence, the genomic window TGGCTCCTTTCTGGTCTTTGGTTCTGCCGTGTACCGTCAACAGCTGAGGAGAGATGGGACAAAACCAAATTCAAGATCTTCTGTAGTGTTTCCAAAAACTGCACCAAAGGgatgaatataaatatgaatatacattttttaaaaagccgaATATTTTACAATATCTCTATGACTGGTTCAACTACTGTTtcagcagctgaggagcagTGGATTTCTCAACTAAATCAATGTGATCATACCTGACATCCAGCTCTCTCCAGCATCTGGGCATAGCGGACCGTCTTTTCCATCTCCTTGAACACACGGATCTTACACGTGATGGGCACAGAGAGCTTTTCATTGGCTAACCTGACTGTAAAATAAGAGGGGAaatttgtgttgtatttgagATGGTTCAACTGTGATTATGCTGtgcaaaaaaatctgaataaaacattggGTGAATAATTGGGATCAAGTGGCAATTCACTGATgcaagaattttttttatttgtaggTTTTGGAATTGACAATTCAATCCCAGAGTGGTACAATAAATCAAACTTACCCATTTTCTCTAACAGCTCCCATTCGTCTTGTAGGAAAACTCCATAGTGCCCTTAGAAACAAGCATCAAGGCAGGTTAGTTTCCTTTCACTTGGCTGTCTGTAAGgtcagtttctttttcaataCAAACACTGTGAGTTGGAATAAATAAAGGGGTTCATTTCTTAAAGAGGTGTGCGTACCTCTCTTAGCAATCATCTGCGGACAGCCCAGGTTGAGGTCGACAGCATCGCAGTAGTCCTGGGCCAGCAGAGCCGCCTGAACGAACACCTCTGGATCATTGGCACAAAACTGACACACAGGGAATGCAACGCTGTGATATGCTGACAATATGTGTGGAATAGTTTTAATGTATGAAGTCAACTGACATAACTTGCCTTGTGGCTGCACAAGATAATAGACAATCTATGGAAGAGTGTGCCTGTGTGGATCCTCACCTGCGTGATGAGAGGTCTGTCCTCTTCACACACCTCATTGTAAAGGTTTTCCCTCCTGTAGTTGGCATCACGAACAAACACCTGAGCATGGAGCATGGGGGTGTAGCAGAGCTGAGCACCATGCCGCCGGCTCAGCAGGCGCCAGGCCAGCTCGCTCTGGTCCACCATGGGAGCCACCACAAAGTTTGCTTGGTTCAGGGTTCTCCTCCAGAACTCAAAGCCCCTCAGCTTGGCCATCACAGCTGAATAAAGAGAGGGTTTCTGTCAAAGAAAGTGTGAAAGTTTAACAAGGAATTTCTTGTTGAGTTTGGTATTTAAGCTCTCTTTCCAACCATATAATAAGCTGTCTATGGTCATTCCATGGCAACTCATGAATTCTCAATTCtcactgaatacatttcagaATTCTGGTGATTCATGTATCTATTTTAGCAGCTGTTGCTGAATGGTCACAGtaatcaaatcaacaacaataacatttttcttttttttttccatgatgaagaatgtgtcattttcaaaaagtcGTATCTAATTTTCTCCAGATTCTGTGCTACAATTCTGTCACATCAAGAAGTTATTTGGTCCTGCATCAAAATCTGCAtgctaaataaattattttaaaatgagtcTACTATTTTAACTGTAGACTCTCACAAGGAAGAAGTTCACTTTTCTTGAAACTTTAGTATGTGAAAGCCTTTATATTACCCCAACATCACTTAATAATTATTTGAATAAGCCAATCCTTTGCACTTTACACTGGCTTTAATGTTACATTCAATGATTTTATTCCATCAGTAGATATCTGCACTGTGTTGACTTCAAGGCTTCTATCTGTGTGATACCTACTGAGCCTGTTGTTCACTGGGTTCTGAACACTTTCAAGTTACAGCTTGTAATAGTTTAGTTAGTTGAAGACTATGACGTCAccctgttctgtgtgtctggaCAACATATTAATCttagtaaaaaacaaacaaacaaacatttatcttAGTTCCTACTAAGAAGGTGTAAGCCGAGCAGTGAACACATGAACTGGCCCCATGCGACATTACAGAAAGTTACTGGGAAGCAGCTAATTAAATACTGaattaataacaatatttttaaCTGAGCGATTAAAGCCACGTATTCGTGTACAGACTGAACTGAGATTTTAAAGCTGTCCACGACTGAAAGCAGAGTCCAAACTGGAACCAATTCCACACTGAAATTACTCTAGCTTAACTAGCCACATTTCAAGCTCAGCCACCTTTCATTTCAAAGCAGGAGTAAACCGGACAGTTCAATTTTTGTCGTTTCTGATATGAACTCTATCTCTCTGCCTGACAAgtcaacatttaacatttacgGCTAACTagtcagctgtgtctgtgttgtacTGTGATGTAGCTAGCGAAGCTAACTGCAGTCCGCTGACATGCTGCAGCACCGCAGCACACAAATACAACCGGTTTGACAGAACATGTCTCACAGCTGTTTCTCTGGGAGCACCATGCGCTGCTCTGGTCATGTACTAACTGAACTCGAAATGATAAATGACATGTACATTTAGTCAGTTGTTTCACCTGTAACACAATGAGATGAGTATTCCTGGCGCAGCACTTTCCAAATGTGTGCAACAACGAAACGTCACCGGTGGGAAGCGTTTCCTGTGACCTCTTCTTCTGTAGGTGATAATGGCAGGAATCTAGCTCACGCGCTGTATTTGCGCCctcttctgcctcttcctcttcttctcctctaatTTAACGGCTGCCCTCTGTTGCTGTGCACGGAGCGCACAGTTGAAGTTGTTCCACAGGAGCTTTTTAACTCCTTAATATACAACTGGCAATGATAGAATGTAACTTATTATATTTACTTAAGTGCTGTCAGCCTACTTCAGCACAAGAGTGAGGTATTTGTGCTTTaattgagtattttcattttgtgctaCTTCATACTCCCACTTCTAGACGACATCTAGAGACAAATATTTTATGCAATATGCAGTATACAGAATATAGCATGCAGGTCTGCTGTATACAGTATGCAGTGTACAGTATGCAGTATACAGTATGCagtatacatacatttaaatatatgtaacaTTTTACTTCTATTCGTACTTTTGCTACTTATTGCCAGAGAACATCAGTTCATCTAAAACCAGAGAGTTTAATACTTTTACCTAAGCCCTATTTATACAGGCGAATTTCACTTTTATGAAAGTAATATATACTTATACTAAAGAATGACTGTTGTGtcctttttacaacactgactGTTGGCCACTTTAATCTGTTACAATACaagtatgttttaaaaatctaaattccaCCATCTCACGGAAACGCTCAGGTTAAATACGGGTTACTTCCAAACTGCAGCTGATTACATTTGTTGAGGATGTACTTAATTACACCGCCGCTGGTGATAAGTGCCAGTTTGTGAACAACACATTGTGTTTCAGAGGTTATTACTCTTACATCTTTGACAAAGAAGTGGTTGAGATAAGTTGCATGATTGTGGGCGCCACTGTGTAAGGCTGTATTGTCCCTGTGTCTGTCACTATAATCTACTGCCTGACAGCAACATGATTCACATACTCCTGTGATTagaatatatttgtttttcttgtaaaaagaaAGCAAGTGGCTCCAGTGTGTTTCAAGTGCTATCAGTAAAAAAGTGAACGAAAGTGGCCGAACATGGGGTGTGGACCcatttgaatgttaatgttcaacatttaaacatactttataaaatcaaacatataGAATACAAATCCAGAATTGTTTAAGCAGCTGCATGGTTTGTAAATGAGGTTCAGATGTGAGGTTTTCTCTTTGAATGTCAGATTCAACTCTGAACCACTGTTTAAGACTGTTCACCTGCAGTTTTATCACACATAGGCACACTCAAATGACACCGAGCCAAGCTTTtataagaaaacaagaaatgaataTGGGGCCTAAATATTCTAAATTGTCTGAAAATAacataagaaaaataatatttaatgaACTACATATAGAAGCATgaaaaaatatctatatatatttgggagattgttaaaaaaaaaatcacaccatTGGTTTTGTAGAGTGTCCTGCTGACTAGCTTCTCTTATAACTAATAAAATGAAGTGTCCCTTTCCTCAACAGAGTGAGACCTCACATCAGATCTCACTCAGTATAGAAATCCTCCATCACCATGGATACTGATCGATGCATCAGCCGCCCAgctgttgtgttacattatGTGCCACTTCCCTGCGACCAACAGTGTGTTCTGAGAAATCACAATCAAATCtgtcttatttatttagccaAAAACCACAATCACAtcgcctcaatgggctttacaatctgtacagtgaatcACATCCTCTGCCCGTGGACCCTtgattcgagtgaggaaaagcTTGCCATgttgatgggggaaaaaaaagcttttaacagggaaaaaaaataataaagaaggtggaagaaacctcaggaagagccacagaggaaggaTCCCTCCCGCAGGATTGACAGACATGCCATAGATGTTGCatgtacagaaaagaacaacaaaatcaccgTTTACAAGTTGCATTGACGGGATATCTGATTCAAATGataatatatgtaaagtgtgaggatccaggagacgactgagcAGGTATCGCCATGTGGTGCCTGAGCCACATGCAGAGGGCAGGCCTAAGTCAAAGaagtgagttttgagtttagatttaaaggcgTCATTAGAGCCAGATTGTCTGATGTTAGCTGAGAGGTTATTCCAGAGGAAGGGGGCCTGATAAGAAAAAGCGCTGCGGCACCTTCAGGAGCCCTGAATTTTGAGAGCATAATGCACAAATTGGAATATATGGTATTATAAGTTCTGACACGTATGACAGGGCAAGGCGTGTATCGTTTTGTATGTCATCAGCAGCGCTTTAAAGTCTGATCTTGTATGATTAGGAACCAAAGCAGAGACACCAGGATTGGTGTAATATCATCACATTTTCTTGTACGTGTTAAGACTCAGGCTGCAGCACTCTGAACCATCTGCGGACTTTTAGTGCTCTCATGCAGAAGCTGACTGAAAAGGTTCCAGGAGATTATTATTCAGTGGGTAGCCTGAAAGTTTCTGGGATACAACTCTTTCTAAGACTTTAGAGAAGAAGGGAAGGTTGGATGCCGGTCGATGATATTTAGAGATCCTGGGTCAAGGCGTGGTTTCTTAAGTAGAGGCTTAACCACAGCAGATTTAAAACTAGAAGGGGCAACACCAGTCATGAGTGATAgattataaatatttaacattttaggTCCCAGTGCTGGACATAGATCCTCAAACAGCTGTGCTGGAAGGGAGTCCGGGACACAGGTAGTTGGTTTTCAGGATGAGACAAGTTAGAGAAATATCTCAAGAGTAATACTTTCAAAAGTGTTTAGAGCTGAGAGTAACTGAGAATCAGCAGAGGGATAATTAACTTTTGATTCTGATCTCATCAAggtttttatgaaataaatcTAAGAAATCGTTTGAATTTAAGGGTGAACAGCTAATTGACTGTGGTTTGTGAGTAAGTTTGGCCACCTAGAAATCTAGGGTTATGTTTATTAACGTTTATCAGCCTGGAGAAATATGTTGTACTAGCAAAACTAAGAGCACTATCACGCCGcgcaagattaaaaaaaaaaccttccaaTTCAGATTTTCACCATGCACGTTCCGTTTTCTTGCAGGCCAGCTTGAGATCTCGGGTTTCATCAGTAAACCAGGAAGTAGATTTCCTTGGTCGTCTTGTCTCAGTAGAGACCGGTGCCACAGAATTGAGTACTGAGTTCACTTCATTAGAgaatttttccacattttttatCACAGTCATAAAAGGAGCCAAGACCAGTTTTTCACTGAGTGTCGCTAGAATTGGCAGGCTGATATGACGAGCagtcaaatgtaaaaagaaagtGACATTCCAGTCACCAGCCGTTCAGTGgaggagaaataaataaataacgtgTGTCTGTACTGTAATGGCAACAAGTCTAttgaataaacagaacaaatgacTTCTTCCCTTCTCATCCTTACTTCATTACAGAGTGAAGGAAGACACAGAAAAGTTTAAACTGCATGATCAAAATGACACGTCATGGTGCAGTGAGACAGAATTTAAGTTTCCTTCATTCTTTTCAAGTCGACACTTGTTACAGTCTCTGTACGAGATGGACTTGATGACCTGATTTTTAAGCAGCTTAGAAACCACTGCTGTAAACACTGTATGCTCCAGTGACAGTATGGAAAATCTgttaaacacttttaattaataatgtgtttgacCACTCACTGTTCCACCATTTGTTGGctctgattacattttaaacagcaaCGTCTATGAAAAGCAAGCACGAGCAACGTTGTAAATCAACTACATTTGCCTTTAATATTCCCgttcactgacacacacgcacacaaaaacagtACATATAATACAAAGCATGAAGGCCACATGAGAGTCATCTTAAAAGTCAGTTCAGTGAGGGATCCTCAAAGTGCTGTGGTCTGCCTCTCCACTACATCATCTTTTATCGTGAGCAACTCTCAGACCACAATGTGAACTTCATGCTTATCTGGGGGGGGGAGCGAATTCTTAACTCACATAAGCTTGATGTCAACAGGAAACTGTGGTCACAGGCAAACATGTCAGTGCTCTTCAAAGGCACAGGCCTGTCGAGTGAAGGTGGATCTCAAAGCCTGTAAATATCTCATGGAACACAGTGATGAAGAGCAGAACAAAGGACGCGGGGATTTTTTTTGGGGCCCTGCTTACGATCCAAGATGGGAATCACACCGCTACCACGAGACCAGGAGCAATCCTCAAGCAACTGCAACATCAACAGCCCATGCATGTAGCAACCGTTTAATACTGATACGACACAGAGCGCTTCTCACTTCAACATCTAACCTGCCTCACCTGTGACACGGACCATAAGAGAGGATAcacagactgtggtgacagcaggtggtcgggggggggggaacgAGCCTTTCGTGCTGTTTAACAGCAAACGTTGACCAATTTTAGCAAgctcattttcctcctctcacagtTGAGCTCTTTGACGCTTCATCACAcgctgtaagaaaaaaaaagcagcctttttgtttttaaaggagaaGGCTGGCCTGACTGTAATATCTATTTACTGCCAACAAATCCAATGAGAAGACTTGCAATGTGTTAGTCCATCCTTCTCAAACGGAAGGAAGTAATGCATAAGTtgggggactattttcagctatGGATGAATACACGTTTGATGCTACAGTATTTCGTGCAGCGGGACAGAGCTCTGTGGCACCAAAGAGTAAGATGCAGTGTGATATATCACGTCTCCTGTTTCTCAGCCAAAAAGCTGCGCTAGAACACACAAAGACTGCAGTCGATGGTCAACAAGCTTGGACGTGCATGAGAGGAAATAACCCTCCATACCACCAGCTGGTGATAGTCCGTATTCATCATTCTAAAGGGAAATCAGAGACTGGGAAATATACAAACTATTGTTATGATGAAACTGAGTTTGCCTACCATAACATAGCCACCTCTGTCTTCtaggtgaactgctcctttaactggCGACCAGGCCTTTAGTGAAATAAAGTGATTGTTGgtttatatgattttttttagcatttatttgacaggaaCAACACATTTATTGCACTAGATGATTCAAAGAAGTTTGTACTCATGAtgttttcatgggatttgttgacactAAGAATATGGAATACCATCACAATCGCCCTTTACCTTTATTTGCTGGTGACTAcatcaaaataaagcttttgaACTCTGTTATAAACTCTATAGACAAGGCAGTGTGGAGTAACTGAGTTCTTCCATTAGATACTATGAACcaccacattttaaaacaccCAGTGACAAAACATTGCTATTATTTCGTACGGCAGTGACACCTATCATCCCTCCCACCAAAGCCCCCGCAAAggatacacacaaaaaacctgcattaaacactgaatgagGTGGACACAACAAGCCAGTGGGGTGCTCATCAGAACACTCTGAAGTACACTTCATCCTGCCCTAGggttatttggaaaaaaaaagagagaaaaaaaggattgaatATTGGCGGCAGGTAAAATCTCATCCAGCGCTCTCCACCCTGCTCACAGGCATGTTTCAGGACTGGTGGCCATGGCACCATTTTGTTGTGGCTCTTTCAAGAACCGCTCCACTTCCTGTGAGTCCACTGTTAAACTCTCTAGCTTGAcctcctctgctttctctttgtctgtcaccctctcctcctttaaattctccatcacctccttctccctctcttgctcctccctcgctcctttctcctcctcgtcatGCGCCTCTGCAGGCTTTATGACCACGTCGGTCTTGGCCTCGTCGGTCACGGTGATATTTTCAAGTTTGTCTGCCGGTGTTGATGATTTCGTTCTGATAAACAGGAAGTTACAAGTGGCCAGGACCACAGCTGAGAGGACCACCTCACTTCCTGCCAGCAGGAAGACAAACATGTAGTTCTTGGTGGCGTCAAGAAGTCGGCCTGaggcagaggacagagacacagagggacaAATGAGAGAATaaagtggaaaataaacacacatttttgaccaATCTAATACTGCAGATATAGACAGACATTTTCAATACATGCACTCATCCAACTGCTTAACTGCTACTGAGCTACTGTGTTAGCCACCGATGGCTACCAACAAAATCCCTTATCTTTGTACAATTCCAGGCTCATCTCTTTCATAAAGTACACAAAGCCATATTTTGTAAAGgtaaaagtcacccatacaaGTAGCTCTTGAGTGAAAGTCAATCAATATCAGATATATCAgatattaaatatcaaaagtaattttctggcaataaatgtacttaagtatcaaaggTACAGGTAAAAATAACTACGGATATATGCAGTATATTAACTGTGTATATAGACACTGTGTTAAAATCTGATTGCAGATATATGAAAATAATCTAATGGATGTActtgattaaatgtacttaattacattccatcactgcaaaTAAAGGCAAGTTATCCTCAAAATCATATTCATATTTCCATGGACATAGGATTAGGTACATGTCCGCGCCAATGTCCAGTGAACGATAGTTTGTCACACCAGCAGTTAACAGATCTTGCTCTCTGCTAGTCCCGCCTCCATAAACCAGTACTGCTGAAGGATTGGCTTTACCTTTTCTTGCTAACGTGTGACAGGCTGGCTCATGAATGTGGGCTGGCTGCAGTACCTTTTCCCCTAACGCTATTCTGTGCACCGGGGATGAATAATGCAGAAGGACATCATGAACATATTGATGTTCAGTCACAAGGCACAGTAGCCTGCATTTGTGACAGGCTCTATCAAAATCAGTTGGACGACACAACAGCACATTCCTAGATAAATGTGGATTTATGTCAAACTCTTTATTTTTGgtaatttgggtttttttttttaagtaaatgttGGCTTTAAGAATACACAACTTTTATCAccagaatacatttattttatcatttattatttacttattattttaGCATTTCTGAGTCTATCAACTCCATTGCACTCTGTCTCCCTGAGATTATAAATGAAACAGGTACTTGTTATAGTTGACGATTGCACTTTGAAGTCTCTGTTAAACTGTTAAACTTAACTAATATGAACCTtcatctttaaaacatgttgtcttAGTTTCTGTCTGCACTTACATGTAAACCTAAATGATATGATGTGGCCTGTTAGTAGCCGGTATAGCTTTAAGACTTGGAGTGAATGACAACAATATTAAGGGCAAGAAAGGTGTCCTATCAGTAAAACCTAAAGTTCATGTTGTAGTTTCTATGGTTACTGACCTGCACCAGGAGGCCCCACCAGCACACAAATGGCCTCCATGAGCAGGACCAGGCCAATGGCACTGGAGAACTTCTCAGTACCAACTATTGTCATGAGAACCTCGAACTGCAGCGCACCCACCATACCATAGGAGATACCAAAGAAGATGCAGAAGACCACTAGCGATGCATAGTCCTTGGCCTGGgaacaagaaagaaatgaatTGGAAAGGAAGTGCGAAACCAAGGTTTTACACCAGGAGACCACACACCTTTCACCCAAAGTTGTGCAAGTGATGGCTCACCTGTGATCCGATGAGGTCAGTGGTTCCGTTGAAGATCAAAGCAAAGCTGAAGAGGTAGACACAGCGAGGCCGAACCCATTTCAGTCCGGCGATCAAACCGCACGTGGGCCGTGCAAAAATGTCAATGAAGCCCAGGAtggtgagcagcagagctgattTGGTGTCCTCATTCCCAAGTTCCTTGGCATAGCTCACAACAAACACGGGAGGCACAAACAGCCCCAGGACCATGATGGACGCCGCCACCGTGTAGATGAGAAACCCAcagtctttaaaaacagagaagtcCAACAGTTTGGCTTTGGGCTTCTTCTTCGTCTCTGCCCCATCtgttccttcctctctgtcctgctccAGGTCCGCAGCCTTATGTGTCTTGGGGGCCACCAGAGGCTTCATGAGGGCCGCACACACGCAACAGTTGAGTAGAATGCCACCCAAGATCAGGAAGCCCCCTCTCCATCCGTACTGGTACTGGAGGACCTGGCCCAGTGGTGACAGACAGCACAGGGCCACAGGgcttcctgctgctgacagccCATTGGCCAGAGGACGCTTCTCGCTGAAGTAGCGGTTGAGCATAATTAGAGATGGTTGGAAGTTCAGGGCTAACCCCAAACCTggagcagaggaaacagagttGCTTACATTCTTATACTTTCTTTATGTAAGCATACATTCAGCCATCAAAGACCAGATCAATTGTGATGCACGTAGAAATTTGTAAGGTCACCCAAAGTTTACCATCTTTACAATAATCGACTGAAAGGTGGGAAACTCTGAGCAGACCGCTAAGTCAAACCTGTAacaactcctgcagagaggtAGATATGGATGATGCTGGTGGAGAAGGAGGCCAGGATCATTCCCAGAGAGGCAAAGAGGCCGCCCACCATCATCACCGGACGACATCCGAAGCGGTTAACCAGCACGCTGCACAGAGGTCCTGGAGGAAAAGTGACGCACCGAGTCAGGCAGTGTGTCTGAGCGGCCTGGAGCATGTACACAAGACAGCTTCGGAGGTTTTAGAAGCTGGAACGACGAAGTTGATATCTTTTCATCTGACTTGTGGTCAGGTAGCAAACAAGCGTTGTTGCAGatcactgttgtttctttaacGATGttaaaatgtccttcagagaactagaatggcactcagtagagagCGTACCTCTACCAAGAACCAACAGGCTTGCATCACTCTACAGTTAAACCAGCCATAACTGCTTAATCAGAACTGAGGCTTtttcctgtaaaacaaaatgttacatatgCTCACGTGAGCATCAGCCAATTGATTTCAACCAATAAGATGAGCCATCTAACATCAGTCGATCTTCAGCTTTAAGTGGTGAGCGAGTGGCACAGACTTCATGTCAGACAGACGCCACTGGAGTGCAGTGTTTCACTCATCACTtgttaaagtaaattaaagtttaaaattaGAGAAGTGAATGAATGCAGTCGGTTGAAAGTCCTCAGCATTATGGTGTGAAAGATAAGCATATCTAAAAGATTCATGTTGTTCAGAGTGGCATACAGCCATATAAACCGGCTGTATGTGTGTCACAGTGTATGTGCGGTACAGTCTGCAGCCTACCTGTGCCGTAGAGCATGGCCAGCAGTATAGA contains:
- the si:ch211-234h8.7 gene encoding monocarboxylate transporter 4, which codes for MGGVALDVGAGGVKAPDGGWGWAVLAGCFVITGFSYAFPKAVSVFFKELIREFGVGYSDTAWISSILLAMLYGTGPLCSVLVNRFGCRPVMMVGGLFASLGMILASFSTSIIHIYLSAGVVTGLGLALNFQPSLIMLNRYFSEKRPLANGLSAAGSPVALCCLSPLGQVLQYQYGWRGGFLILGGILLNCCVCAALMKPLVAPKTHKAADLEQDREEGTDGAETKKKPKAKLLDFSVFKDCGFLIYTVAASIMVLGLFVPPVFVVSYAKELGNEDTKSALLLTILGFIDIFARPTCGLIAGLKWVRPRCVYLFSFALIFNGTTDLIGSQAKDYASLVVFCIFFGISYGMVGALQFEVLMTIVGTEKFSSAIGLVLLMEAICVLVGPPGAGRLLDATKNYMFVFLLAGSEVVLSAVVLATCNFLFIRTKSSTPADKLENITVTDEAKTDVVIKPAEAHDEEEKGAREEQEREKEVMENLKEERVTDKEKAEEVKLESLTVDSQEVERFLKEPQQNGAMATSPETCL